The following are encoded in a window of Drosophila simulans strain w501 chromosome 3L, Prin_Dsim_3.1, whole genome shotgun sequence genomic DNA:
- the LOC6737392 gene encoding putative trypsin-6, with protein MSSQNLLVLLVISFFLPYNCLGDPPRNASSNSLNRVKRLSDGDFDDDSIALSNYCVSLRSRAADKFFGDNHFCSGVILAPMFVMTSAHCLINKRRVLISSRVLLIVAATLNRLKYIPNRTFVTPVAHIWLPESFTMRNKQDFGLLKVKNPFPRNNEHISIARLPVHPPLPGLKCKVMGWGRMYKGGPLASYMLYIDVEVIDSKLCAKLLRVPSVEYVCALDIDDLTAQQPCGGDWGAPMMHNGTVYGIVTVLAGCGVSHLPSLYTNVHSNVNWIHEKIISSAGSILLVPALFRYLSIALIYVVPLFSFVIKYNSVM; from the exons ATGAGTAGTCAAAATTTGTTGGTTTTGCtggtaatttcatttttcctaCCTTATAACTGCCTTGGAGATCCTCCTAGAAATGCATCTTCAAACTCCTTAAATCGAGTGAAGCGCCTATCCGATGGCGATTTCGATGATGACTCCATTGCACTGTCAAATTATTGCGTATCCTTGAGATCGAGGGCTGCCGACAAATTCTTTGGGGATAATCATTTTTGCTCAGGCGTTATTCTGGCTCCAATGTTCGTTATGACCTCCGCGCATTGTTTGATAAA CAAACGAAGGGTTTTAATTTCCAGTCGAGTCCTGCTCATTGTTGCTGCGACTCTCAATCGTCTCAAATACATACCGAACAGGACATTTGTTACTCCTGTAGCGCATATTTGGTTGCCCGAAAGCTTCACAATGCGCAATAAACAGGATTTCGGACTGTTAAAAGTGAAGAATCCATTTCCAAGAAACAATGAGCATATATCTATAGCCAGATTACCAGTTCATCCACCGCTACCAGGTCTAAAATGCAAAGTTATGGGATGGGGGCGTATGTATAAA GGTGGTCCTCTAGCCTCGTACATGCTGTATATCGATGTGGAGGTGATAGATTCCAAACTATGCGCCAAATTGCTAAGAGTTCCATCAGTTGAGTACGTGTGTGCCCTCGACATCGATGATCTTACGGCCCAACAGCCATGTGGCGGGGATTGGGGTGCTCCAATGATGCACAATGGCACCGTCTACGGTATCGTCACTGTTCTCGCTGGATGCGGCGTCAGCCACTTGCCATCTCTGTACACCAATGTGCATAGCAATGTAAACTGGATCCATGAAAAAATTATCAGCAGTGCTGGTAGCATCTTACTTGTTCCGGCCTTATTTCGATACCTTAGTATTGCACTTATCTATGTGGTACCtctttttagttttgtaattaaatataatagtgTAATGTAA